From the genome of Cyanobacteria bacterium GSL.Bin1, one region includes:
- a CDS encoding methyltransferase domain-containing protein: MSDPIQLLFEGLENLAPGDDASTEYALNLLPHHNFELIVDVGCGTGRHTLVLAEKLRTLIHAIDLYEFFLSDLMKKARSRHLQSFIQTHCMDMNEIPKTFQNIDLLWSEGSAYAIGFRHALNTWAKVIAPEGFLVVSELSWLTETKPDRAQAFFQSDYPAMQSVQENLAVCENAGYDILHTYTLPRRAWEQYYNPLQSRAQALQSHEDPSVQELAQGMLEEIAVFEESGNSYGYVFFILQRSA; the protein is encoded by the coding sequence ATGTCTGATCCAATTCAATTATTATTTGAGGGACTCGAAAACCTGGCACCTGGCGATGATGCCAGCACGGAGTATGCTTTAAATCTGCTGCCACACCATAATTTTGAATTAATTGTTGATGTCGGCTGTGGAACTGGACGACACACCTTAGTTCTTGCAGAGAAACTCAGGACGTTGATCCACGCTATAGATTTATACGAGTTTTTTTTAAGCGATTTGATGAAAAAAGCCCGCTCTCGTCATCTCCAATCTTTCATCCAAACCCACTGCATGGACATGAACGAGATTCCCAAGACGTTTCAAAATATCGATCTTTTATGGTCAGAAGGATCAGCGTATGCAATTGGCTTTCGTCATGCCCTGAACACTTGGGCGAAGGTCATTGCGCCGGAAGGATTTTTGGTGGTTAGCGAACTCTCCTGGCTGACTGAGACTAAACCCGATCGCGCTCAAGCCTTTTTCCAATCGGACTATCCAGCGATGCAATCAGTTCAGGAGAACCTTGCTGTGTGTGAGAATGCCGGTTACGACATCCTGCATACTTACACGCTACCACGGCGTGCCTGGGAGCAATATTACAATCCACTCCAGTCAAGAGCGCAAGCCCTGCAATCTCATGAAGATCCCTCAGTGCAAGAACTGGCGCAAGGGATGTTAGAAGAAATTGCTGTTTTTGAGGAATCAGGCAACAGCTACGGCTATGTTTTCTTTATCTTGCAACGTTCAGCTTAA
- a CDS encoding aspartate aminotransferase, translating into MGFEFTPAERLNALPPYVFARLDELKAKAREQGLDLIDLGMGNPDGFAPKPVIDAATQALSVAENHGYPPFEGTGSFRSAIARWYYRRYGVNLSPDSEALPLIGSKEGLTHLALAYVNPGDLVLVPSPAYPAHFRGPLIAGGKLHQMTLTAEENWLIDLAKIPEDVAQQAKMLYFNYPSNPTTAVAPREFFEEIVAFARHYSILLVHDLCYAELAFDGYQPTSVLEIPGAKEISVEFHTLSKTYSMAGWRVGFVVGNSKIIQGLRTLKTNMDYGIFSAVQAAAETALELPDSYVEAAQQRYQQRRDFLVEGLGKLGWNIPKPKATMYLWVPCPNGISSTDFALDTLQKTGVVVTPGNAFGEAGEGYVRISLIAERDRLQQVLNRFEHSGIRFD; encoded by the coding sequence ATGGGATTTGAATTTACCCCTGCTGAACGATTAAATGCCCTTCCTCCTTATGTTTTTGCTCGTCTTGACGAATTAAAAGCAAAGGCACGAGAGCAAGGCTTAGATTTGATTGATTTGGGGATGGGCAACCCCGATGGCTTTGCCCCAAAACCGGTGATTGATGCGGCTACGCAAGCGTTGAGTGTAGCCGAAAATCATGGTTATCCCCCCTTTGAAGGGACGGGGAGTTTTCGCAGCGCGATCGCGCGGTGGTATTACCGGCGGTATGGGGTAAATCTCTCTCCAGATAGTGAAGCGTTACCGCTCATCGGCTCGAAGGAAGGCTTAACCCATCTGGCTTTAGCTTACGTGAACCCGGGTGATCTCGTTTTAGTTCCTTCTCCGGCATATCCTGCTCATTTTCGCGGACCGCTGATTGCTGGGGGCAAGTTACATCAAATGACACTGACAGCGGAAGAAAATTGGTTGATTGATCTCGCCAAGATTCCAGAGGATGTGGCGCAGCAGGCGAAGATGCTGTATTTCAATTATCCGAGTAATCCCACTACAGCAGTTGCTCCGCGGGAGTTCTTTGAAGAAATTGTTGCCTTTGCTCGGCATTACTCTATTTTGCTGGTTCATGATCTGTGTTATGCCGAATTAGCCTTTGATGGCTACCAGCCCACCAGTGTGTTAGAAATTCCAGGGGCAAAAGAAATTAGTGTTGAGTTTCATACACTATCCAAAACTTACAGCATGGCAGGATGGCGGGTTGGTTTTGTCGTGGGAAATAGTAAGATTATTCAAGGACTGCGCACGCTGAAAACCAATATGGATTATGGGATTTTCTCGGCTGTCCAAGCCGCAGCAGAAACGGCGTTAGAGTTACCGGATAGTTATGTGGAAGCGGCGCAGCAGCGCTATCAACAACGACGGGATTTTCTGGTGGAAGGCTTAGGGAAATTAGGCTGGAACATCCCGAAACCAAAAGCAACCATGTATTTGTGGGTACCTTGTCCAAACGGGATTAGTTCCACGGATTTTGCCTTGGATACCTTACAGAAAACTGGCGTAGTCGTGACGCCCGGTAATGCCTTTGGCGAAGCCGGAGAAGGCTATGTCAGAATTAGTTTAATTGCCGAGCGCGATCGCTTGCAGCAAGTCTTAAATCGCTTTGAGCACAGTGGAATTCGCTTTGATTAG
- a CDS encoding iron-containing alcohol dehydrogenase, with amino-acid sequence MKQQTQVSTSSVITLQVSPAQVMRGKGAIAQAGKNIAHLGQRPLIIGGDRALNLVQPFLNPILQEHDLTAISASHYPDSCEESQQKLQEQVAMHQADLIIGVGGGKALDMAKLVAFQCDLPIVTIPTSGATCAAWTALSNIYTAAGAFQYDVPLPYAPNLLILDYDLVATAPKRMLVAGIGDALAKWYEASVSSGDATASLTIAAVQQARVLRDILLQKSALALENPGGEVWQEIVDATVLLPGVIGGLGGANCRTVAAHAIHNGLTHLAATHDILHGEKVAYGILVQLRLEEMVEDNQLAASARHQLLQFYSEIGLPKSLEDLGLENVTLAQLRQVADIACAPNSDIHRLPFTVEPTELVAAMVSTTVTINSKAVAVNQES; translated from the coding sequence ATGAAGCAGCAAACTCAAGTTTCAACGTCTTCTGTCATTACGTTACAAGTCTCTCCAGCGCAAGTGATGCGGGGAAAAGGCGCGATCGCGCAAGCCGGAAAAAATATTGCGCACCTCGGTCAACGCCCTCTTATCATTGGCGGCGATCGCGCACTGAACTTGGTTCAACCCTTTCTGAACCCAATTCTACAAGAGCATGATTTAACTGCCATCAGTGCCTCTCACTATCCTGACTCTTGCGAAGAATCGCAACAGAAATTACAAGAACAAGTTGCCATGCATCAAGCCGACCTCATTATTGGCGTCGGAGGCGGCAAAGCCTTGGACATGGCCAAGCTGGTTGCTTTTCAATGTGACTTACCCATCGTAACGATTCCGACATCAGGTGCAACTTGTGCTGCTTGGACCGCTCTTTCTAACATTTACACTGCAGCAGGAGCGTTTCAATATGATGTTCCTCTCCCTTATGCCCCCAATTTACTGATTCTCGACTATGATTTAGTTGCCACTGCCCCCAAACGGATGCTGGTGGCTGGCATTGGGGATGCCCTTGCTAAATGGTACGAAGCGAGTGTTAGTAGTGGTGATGCCACAGCCAGTTTAACCATTGCTGCCGTGCAACAAGCCCGTGTCTTACGAGATATTCTCTTACAAAAGTCTGCCCTAGCCTTGGAAAATCCTGGGGGAGAAGTTTGGCAAGAGATTGTCGATGCAACGGTTTTACTCCCTGGTGTCATCGGGGGGTTAGGCGGTGCAAATTGTCGCACGGTTGCCGCCCACGCCATTCATAACGGGTTAACTCATCTGGCTGCCACTCATGACATTTTGCATGGGGAAAAAGTGGCTTATGGGATTTTAGTGCAGTTGCGGTTAGAAGAAATGGTCGAAGATAACCAACTGGCTGCTTCCGCGCGACACCAATTACTGCAATTTTATTCCGAAATTGGTTTACCAAAGAGCCTTGAGGATTTAGGATTAGAAAACGTCACCTTGGCACAGTTACGACAAGTAGCCGACATTGCTTGTGCGCCGAATTCGGATATTCATCGTTTACCGTTTACGGTGGAACCAACAGAATTAGTGGCGGCGATGGTCTCAACTACTGTCACGATCAATAGTAAAGCGGTTGCTGTGAACCAAGAGAGTTAA